DNA from Aliarcobacter skirrowii CCUG 10374:
CATAATCATCTAATATTATCTCTTTTGACATAATTGTGTTTCCTTTAGCTTACTTTTTTTGTTTTAGCATCTTCTACTAATAGTTGAGCCATTTGTAATGTCTCATTAGCAATTGTGGCAACATTATTTGCTTCTATTGCATTTTCTTGAGTTACTCTATCAAGGTTTGAAACTGCATCATTTATTTGTTCTATTCCTTTAAGTTGCTCATTTGAAGCAATACTTACATCTTGAATAATAGTTATAGTCTCTCCAATTAATCTATTTAGATTATTATAACCTTCAATCATATCATCAGATATTTTTTTGCCCTCATTTGTTTTGCTTGTTGCATTCTCAACTAAACTTTTAATCTCTTTTGCTGCTTCTGCACTTCTATTTGCTAGATTTCGCACCTCCCCAGCAACAACAGCAAACCCTTTTCCAGCTTCCCCAGCAGTTGCAGCTTCAACTGCAGCATTTAAAGATAAAATATTTGTTTGGAATGCTATTTGATCAATAACTTCAATAGCTTCATTAATTGCTTCAACTTTAGAGTTTATCTCATCCATTGATAGAGCTGTTTTATTTGCTAAATTCTCTCCTAAAACAACAGACTCTTTAACATCTTTACTTAAGTGTGCCATTTTTGAAGCATTTTGTGTATTATTTTTTGTAATTGAAGTAATCTCTTCAAGAGCTGCAGCTGTCTCTTCAAGACTTGCTGCTTGTAAATTTGCTTTTGAAGCAAGATTTTCAACACTTTGATTCATTACTATTGAATTTTTTTCTAATAAATTACCATTTTCAAGATTTTGTTTTGCATTTGAATTTAACTCGCTACCAAGTTGATTGATTCTCTCCATTGTAAGTCTCATTTTACCTTTTAAAATAGGGTTTATATTCATCTGTTTTCTATAATCATGCTCAGCATACAATCCAACAATTTCAACTAAATCTTCCATATTTTTATTGGCTCTTGAAAGCATATTATTTACAATATTTTTAAGTGTATGAACCATAAAATTATTTGTATCAGAGTGAATTTGAGTTGTATATATTCCTTGAGCCACTTTATCAAGTGCAATAACAAGTTCTCCTAGAACATGCATATCATCTTTTCTCATTTTGTCATATTTTTCAAAGTAGCAGTTTAACTCTTTTAAAATTTGTCCAATATCATCATTTTTTATATATTCAGCTTTTCTTATATGATTTGTTTTAAAGAAGATGAAATCCATTAAATCTTCAATATACTCTTTAACTCTATTAATTCCACCTACAACTCTTTTCATTGAGTTATAACTTATAAAACCAATTATAATTGCAAAAACAATATTTACAGCAACTATAGCCCAGATTTTTTCATTACTTAAGATAGCAACTATACTAATAGCGGCAAATCCTAGTTGACTAAGAACCATATTTAAGAAGATTCTCTTCTTTGTAGGAAGATTTACAAACATTTAATTACCTTTTTCTAATTTAAATCAAAGCCAATATTCTACAATATTAGCTATTAAACTATAATTTTTTTATTTATTTTTGAATAAAGATGAACCAACTCTAATAAGATTTGATCCACACTCAATTGCTAACTCAAAATCACTACTCATTCCCATTGAGCAATATTGTGGATTAAAAGGAGCTAATTCATCAAAAATTTTTTTTGTTGTTTTAAAAGACTCTTTTATAATATTTTCATCTTCAACATGAGCACCTATACTCATAACACCTTTTAAAATTATATTTGGACACTTTTCTAAAATATCTTTGTATGTTTTAACTGCAACTTCTGGATAAACACCTGATTTACTATCTTCATAAGCAGAGTTTATTTGAAGTAAACAAGATAGTTTTTTATTTTTAGATTCAAGTTTTTTATTTAACTCAATCGCTAAATCAAGAGAGTCTAAAGATTGAACTAAAGTAGGATTTAAATCTATTAAGTTATTTATCTTATTTTTTTGTAAAGTTCCAATAAAGTGCCACTCAATTGGAAACTCTTCAAGCTCTTCGCTTTTTTGTTTTAAATCTTGAACTTTGTTTTCACCAAAAGCTCTTTGACCAGCTTCATATAGAGTTTTTACATCTTGTGCTGTAGAATATTTTGAAACACCAACAATTTTTACAATGTGGTGTTCGCTAACTCTTAATCTTGCTGCTTCCACTTTTGTAATTAAAGAGTCTAAATTTTTTGTAGCAGTTTGTTTATTCATAAAAGTCCTTTTAATTATTTAAAAATATTCTATTTATATCGTTATAAATACCTAAAATCATAAGTGAGGCTAAAATTATCCATCCCATAATTGTTAAAAACATAAAAACTTGATCACTTGGTTTCTTTCTTGCAATCATCTCATAAAGATTAAACATAATATGTCCACCATCAAGTGCTGGAATTGGAAGAAGATTTATAACTCCTAGATTTACAGAAATTAATGCAGTTATTGCTAACAGTGCTATTATAGAGCTTTGACTTGCATCACTTATAACTTTTCCAATAGTAATAACTCCACCAATCTCGCTACTTGGAATTACACCTTGAATTAATTTTTGAATACCTTGAAAAATCATTGTTGAGGCAAAGATTGTTTTTTCATAAGCATAAATTAAAGAGTCATAAAAACCTAAATTTAAAGTTACAACTTTACCACTTGGAGAGATACCAATCATTCTTTTTTTAATGTTTTCATTGAACATATTTTTTGCATCAGAAACTTGAGGATTTATAATTTTTACTAAAAGCTGATTATCTCTTTTTATATAAAATTGTAAAGCACCTTGTGTTGAAGTGATAACTTTACCTATATCATCCCAAGATTTAATCTCTGTATCATTTATTCTAACTATCTCATCATTTGGTTTTATTCCAGCATTAAATGCAACTGAGTTTTCTTGAATTTGACCAACTGCAGGAGCTAAGGTAGTTGCTCCCATTTGAGCCATACAAAAATATAAAACTGCTGCTAATAAAAAGTTTGCAAAAGGACCTGCAAATAAAATTATAATTCTTTGCCAAGGTTTTTTTGTATTGTATGAGTCATTTCCTGTTTCTACTAAAGTAGGTTTTGAGTCATCTTGACCTTTCATTTGTACATATCCACCAAGTGGTATCATAGCAAATTGCCAAGTTGTACCTGCCCAATATTTACTATAAATTGCTTTTCCAAATCCAATTGAAAATTTTTCAACCTTTACACCAAAAAATCTTGCTGCTAAAAAGTGTCCTAATTCATGAAAAAATACTAAAAAAGATAAAACTAATAAAAATGTAATAGTTCCCAATAAAAGCCCTTAATTTTTAAAATAATCTCTTGTATATTCATATCCAGAGTATAAAGTTAATATTACAGCAAACCATAATATTTCTGTTGCAAAAGGCCAGTTCATAGTTAAAAATCCAATTGCAATCATTTGAACTACAGTTTTAATTTTTCCAGCCATTGTACTAGCTACATTTTTACCTTCAGCTACTGCTACAACTCTAAGACCTGTTATAAAAAACTCTCTTGAAAGGATTAAAAAAACAGCCCATACATCAGCTCTATCAATAACCATTAAACCCAAAAATCCAGCAAGAACAAGCATTTTATCAGCAAGTGGATCTAAAATTCCACCAAGTTTTGTCATTTGATTCCAAGTTCGTGCAATATATCCATCAAAAAAATCTGTAACAGAAGCAATTACAAATATAAGTCCAGCAAAATAGTCAAACCAAGATGGATGCCAAGAGGAGAAAAGTGGGTTATCTCTATTTAGAAAAAACCATAGCATTAGCGGAGCTAATGCTATTCTAAATAGAGCTAAAATATTTGGAAGATTTAGATTTTTCGACATTATCTAAAAGTTGTCCCACCGTCAACTATTAATGTGTGACCTGTAATCCATGAAGCATCGTTTGCACATAAGAAGTAGCAAGATTGTGCTAAATCTTCAGGTTGTCCCATTCTTTTTAATGGAGACAATTCAGTTGTTTTTGCTTTTACCTCTTCATAGTTTGTAAATGCTTTTAGTGCATCTGTATCAATAGGACCACCTGAAACTGCATTTACTCTAATATTAAATTCACCAAGTTCATTTGCAGCATATCTAACCATTGCTTCAACAGCAGCTTTGTTTGTTCCATGACCTGCGTAGTTTTCAATATATACTAAATTACCAGTTGAAGATAGAGATACAATTGCCCCACCACCAACTTTTTGCATTCTTTTCGCAGCTTGTTGTGCTCCACATACAAAAGCATTTACAGTTGCAGTATAGATATTATTTAATCCTCTTGGTTTTAGTTTCATAAATTTACCATATCCACCAACAACAGCTCGTCCGTATATCATTGCATTTGAGATAAAGAAATCTACTCTATCAAAATCTTTATCAATCTCTTCAAATAGTTCAACATATTTTTCAGGTTCTAAAATATTAAATGAATATGCTCTACATTTCACACCAAATTTAGCTTCAACATCTTTACAAATATTTTGTGCAACTTCTGCATTTGAGTTATATGTGAATGCAACATTTACACCATTGCTTGCAAATTTATAAACACACTCTTTACCGATACCTTTTGTACCACCTGAAATTACTAATGTTTTTCCCTTCATATAACTATTCATTATTTTTTTACCTCGTATTTTTTTAATAAATTTTCTAATTTTTTTATTGTCTCTTTACTTGGACTTGTTAATGGAAGTCTAAACTCAAGAGTATCTAACAATCCAGCTAAATACATAGCTGCTTTTATTGGAATAGGGTTACTTTCACAAAAAAGTGCTTGATTTAACTCATATAAATCATTGTGTATTTTTAATGCAGTTTGATAATCACCACTAAATATAGATTTAACTAGTTTTGATTTTAAATCTGGAACCAAGTTTGCAGTAACTGAAACAATTCCTTTTGCTCCACTTGCTAGCATTGCAAAATCAACACCATCATCACCTGAAAAAACAAAGAAATTTTCTCTTTGAGATATAATTGATGTAGCACGCTCAAGTGAACCAGTTGCCTCTTTTATTCCATAAATATTTTTTACATCATCAAAAAGTTTAATTGCTGTTTGTGGTAACAAATCAACTCCAGTACGCCCAGGAACATTGTATAACATAAAAGGTATTTCAACACTTGAAGCAATCGCTTTATAGTGCTCATAAAGTCCCTCTTGAGTTGGTTTATTATAATATGGAGCAATTGATAAAATTGCATCTGCTCCAATACTTTGTGCAAATTTAGCAAGATCACATGCTTCATGAGTTGCATTTGAACCAGCACCAGCAAGAACTTTTGTAGATGTTCCTTTACAAGTTGCAACTGCAACTTCAATACACTCTTTATGCTCTTTATGAGATAAAGTTGCACTCTCTCCAGTTGTCCCAACAGGAGATACAACATCAGCACCGTATGCTATTTGTCTTTTTATCAAAGATTCATATTTTTCTAAATCCACTTTCCCATTTTTAAATGGGGTTACAAGTGCGGTCATTGAACCTATAATATTTTCCATTTTTCCCTTTCTATTTATCATCTTTTAAAATAATAGTAGTTGAATTTTTGCTAACTAGATATTTTTTTGCAACATTTACAATATCTTCAACAGTTAAACTTTCTAAATTTTTTTCATACTCTAAAAGTGGTTTTATATTACCTCTTACAAAATAGTTTCCAAATAAAGATGCAACATCACTAGAGCTCTCTAGTGAATAAATAAAGTCAGCTTTTGTGTTGATTTTGATTTTGTCAATATCTTTTTTTGAAACTTTTCCTGCTTGAATTTGCGCAATTATATCTAAAATCTCTTTTTCTATTTTTAAAGCATCAATATTTTCATTTGCAACTGCCATAAAAATAAATAATCCAGGGTCTTTTAGCTCCAAGTTATAGGCATATATTGAATTTACTAATCTTTTTTTATCTACTAAAACTTTTTGTAAAATTGAGCTTTTACCACTGCTTAAAAGTTGAGATAAAGCAGATAAAGCAACTTGATCTTTGTGTTCAAAGTTTGGAATATGATAAGCCATTGCAATCATCTGCACACTTGAATCTTTATAGATTGTAGCTCTTCTTTCACCATCTTGAACAGGCTCAACCATATGAACAGAGTTTGAGATATCTTTTTTATTTTTTATATCTTTAAAATTTTTCTTTACAAGTGAAAAAACTTCATCTTTTTTAATATCTCCACTTACAACAACTATTGCATTTTTTGGTTGATAGTATCTTGAATGAAAATCTTTTATATCTTCAATTTTCCAATTTTGAATATCACTCATAAATCCAATTGGAGTCCAGTGATAAGGGTGATATATGTAGCTATTGTTAAATAGTCTAAATTGTAAATATCCCATTGGATTATTATCTGTTCTCCAACGTCTCTCTTCAGCTACAACATCTCGTTCTGGTTGAAACTCTTTATCTTTTAAATTTAAATTTTGCATTAATTCAGCAAATAACTCTAAAGATTTATCTGTATTTTTTGATGCTGTTTTTATAAAATAGTGAGTGTAATCAAAACTAGTTCCTGCATTATTAACTCCACCAAAACCTTTTACAATCTCATCAAACTCACCAGCTTTTAAATTTTTTGTAGATTTAAAATTTAGGTGTTCTAGCATATGAGCTATTCCACTTTTACCCATAATCTCATCTCTACTTCCAACTTTATAAAAAACATTTACAGATACAACATTTGAGTCATTTTCCATAGGAATCGCTACAACTTCTAATCCATTCTTTAATGTTTTTGTATAGTAGTTTGGTAAACTATTTGCACTCATTAACTCTCCAAAAATAGTAATTATTATAAATAATTTAAAAAAAATATTCATTATTTTAAATTTGCACCTATTGCTTGTGATATATTTGAATAACCATCAGCTTTTAAAAGCTCAATTAAACCCTCATTTATCTTTTTTGCTAAAGATGGACCTTCAAAAATAAGTGCTGAGTATACTTGTACTAAAGATGCACCATTTTTAATTCTCTCATAAGCCTCTTGCGCACTATTTATCCCACCAACACTTATAAGTGTAGTTTTTCCAAATAGCTCAAATGATAGCTCTTTAAAAAATAGAGATGATTTCTCTCTTAAGCATTCACCACTTAATCCACCAAAATCTTTACAACCTTCAACTAAACTATAATCAATAGTTGTATTATTTGCAATAATTCCACTAGCACCTTCATTAATTGCTACATTACAAAGATTTATTGCTTGAGTTATATCCATATCAGGAGCAATTTTTAAAAATATTGGTTTATTTGTTAGCTCTTTTGCCATTGAAAAAAGCTCTTTTATAAAGTTCTCATTTTGCAAATCTCTTAAATTTGGAGTATTTGGACTTGAGATATTTATAATCAAATAATCAGCATACTCATGAAGCTTTTTAATTAAATTTTTATAATCACTTATTGCAAACTCTTCAGGTGTATATTTGTTTTTTCCAATATTTACACCAATTGGAATTGAAAAAGGGTATAGTTTTTTTAAGTTTTTAAGAACTTTATGAGCACCTAAATTATTAAATCCCATAGCATTTTGAACAGATTTTTGTTCAGGGTATCTAAACATTCTAGGCTTTGCATTTCCATCTTGTGGCATTAAAGTTACAGTTCCAATCTCTGTAAAACCAAATCCTAAGCTTTTCATTGATTTTATCATTGTTGCATTTTTATCAAAACCAGCAGCTAATCCAACAGGATTTTTAAAAACTCTTTTAAATAACTCTTGCTCTAATATTTTATCTTCAACAAAATTCTTTTTTTCATAAGAATTTTTAAGAATTTTACAATTTCCTAAAAATTTTAGGCTAAATTCTGCAATATTGTGTGCAGTTTCAGGTTCAAATTTAAATAGTACTTTTTTAAGAGTTTCATAACTTAACAAAATATTTCCTTTTTAAAAAAATTGATAAATAATATCTAAAAATTATCAAATATTTGCTGAATTATGAAGTCTTTTAAACTCATCGCATCTATTTAATAACTCATCATAAGTTCCAATATCTAAGATTTTTCCACTTTTAAAAACAGCAATTTTAGTTGCATTTTTAATTGTACTTAGTCTATGAGCAATTACAAAAGTAACTCTTTGTTTGCTAACCTCTTGAATAACTTGACTTACAATCTCTTCGCTTTTATTGTCAAGAGCTGAAGTTGCTTCATCAAGAATTAATATTTTTGGATTTTTATATAAAGCTCTAGCAATTGCAACTCTTTGTCTTTGACCACCACTTAAATTTGTTCCAGCTTCATCTAAAACTGTATGAATGCCTTTTTTCATCTTTAAAACAAATTCGTATGCGTGAGCTTGTTTTAAAGCCTCTATAACTTTAACTTCATCTAACTCTTGACCATAAGCAACATTTGCTGCAATTGTGTCATTAAAAATATATACTCTTTGAGTAACTATGCTAATACTATCTCTTAAAGATTTTAAATCAAATTGATTTATATTTATGCTATTTAGTAAAATTTCACCACTACTTGCATCGTAAAATCTAGGAAGTAGATTTATAAATGATGATTTTCCACCACCACTATCTCCAACTAAGGCTACAATTTCGCCCTTTTTTGCATCAAGATTTATATTTTTTAATGCTTCAAAATCATCATAAAACAGACCAACATTTGAAAATTTAATATTTGATATCTCTTCTTGTATAGTAAGTGTTCCTGATACAACATTTGGTTTTATTTTAAACATATCCATAATTCTATCATTTGCAGCGATTGCATCTTGCATACTATTATATAGTTTTGATAATCTTTTTATTGGTGTGTATAACATAAATAGTGCTGCTATAAATGAACTAAACTCACCTGTTGTAAGTTCACCATTTATTACCTTCAGGCCACCAACAACTACAACTGTTGCAAATGCTAAACTTCCTAAAATCTCCATTAAAGGCGATGTTAACTCATTTGTCTTAACAGCTTTCATATTGTATTTAAAAAAAATCATATTTAAAATTGTAAATTTTTTCTTCTCTAACTCTTCTGTACTATTTGCTTTTATTATCTCTATATTATTAAAAGATTCTGTTAAACTTGAAGTTATATCAGAGTTGCTCTCTTGAGATTTAAAAGATAGTTTTTTCATCTTTTTTGCTAATAGACTAAGAGGATAAAAAGCGAGTGGAAGTACAACTAATCCATAAAAAGCAAGTTCTGGTGATCTGTAAATTACAAGTCCTACAAGTGCAACAATTGTTAAACTCTCTCTTATTAGCTCTGCAAAAGAGTTTGAAACAGCTCTTTGAATTCTATTTATATCATTTATTATTCTACTTACAAGCTCACCTGTGTGAATTTTTTGAAAAAATATATAATCAAGTTTTAAAATATGACCAAACAAACCATCTCTTACAATTCTAGTGATATCTTGACCAATATAAGATACAAAATAAGCTTGAAGATATGTTCCTAAACCTTTTGCAAAATAGAGCAAAATAATTATTATAGGCATAATATAAAGCATCTCTTCATCTTTATTTATGAAAATATCATCTAGCAGTGGTTGAATTGCATAAGCTGTTCCAGCAGTTGCACCAGCTACAAGTAAAATTCCTATAAAACCTAAAATAATCTCTAAAATATAATTTTTATAAAATGGTGTATACTGTTTTAAAAACTTTCTCATTATCTTCCTGTTTTTTTAAAAAATTCATAGATTTTATCTAAAAAATGCTAAATCTAAGCCTTTTTAAACATATTAATAAATTTTCTAAAACCAAAAGCTTTGATTGTAAGATAAAAAAGAATAAAACCACTTAAAGTGCTAGCAAATGCTAATCCAGCAGCTTCAAATGGATATATTAAAGCAAGAGAGAATACTATGTTCCAAGCTAAACTCTGCATAGATATTTTTGCACTTAAAAGTTGTTGCTCTTTTGCATATAACCAAAGTGAAAATATTTTTGCTAAACCAAATGGAAGAAGCCCTATTAAATACATTGTCAAAATAAGTGCTGTGTTTACTGTGTCTTCACTTGTAAAGGCACCTCTTTGAAATAGTATTTTTATTATAAATTCATCTAAAATAATTCCAACAAGCATTGAAAAACTTAAAACTACAAACAAAATCAAAGATGATTTTTTCATAAGTTTCAAAGCTCGTTGTTCATCTTTGTTTTTAATAGCCCTTGCAACCATTGGAAATAGTGCAATTGATGTTGCTATTGCAAAAATTGCAAGGGGGAGTTGAAAAACTCTATTTGCATAGTACAAATAAGATATTGAACCACTTACTAAAAAAGATGCAAGCCAAGTATCAATAAATGCAGATATGTGTAGAGTTGAAGAGCCTAAAGTTGCTGCAAAAAAGTTCTTATAAAATCTGTTTTCCTCTTTTTTCTTATGTTTTTTAAAAGTAAAAATTTTGCATAAATTTGCTCTTTTTATAGCTATTAGATGAACAGCTACTTGCAAAATTCCACCAATTATTACACCAAATGAGAGATAAAAAGTTATGGTATAACTCTCTAAGCCTTTTGCAATAATCAAACTTGCAATCATAGATAGATTTAAAAGAGCAGTTGAGTATGCTGTTGTTGCAAAGTGGTGTTTATATTGAAGTAAAGCCCCCATAAAAGTAACTATAAATATAAGTGGCAAATAGTAAAAATTTATAGCAAAAAGTGGTGCTGCTAAATCGATAGTCTCTTTGGTAAATCCAATTGCAAAAGCTTTTGCAAAAAGGTGAGAAAATAGTGTAACAACCAAAGATAAAACTATTAAAAAAGCTAAAATTTGTAAAAATATAATAGAAGAGAATCTGATCTTAAATTTTGATTTTGCATAAGATGGTATAAATGCTTGAGTAAAAGCTCCATCAGCAAAGATACTTCTAAATAAGTTTGGAAATTTAAATGCTATAAAAAATATATCTGAATATACATTTGCTCCTAAAATTGAAGCTGTCATTAAATCTCTTATAAAACCTGTTACTCTTGAGAATAAAATTCCACTACTATTTGTAAATATTGATTTAATTAATCTCATTTTATCTCTTTATAATCGCTAGTTTTATGAATAATTATTTGCATATTACCTTTAAATGATGCTAAATGAGCCTCTTTTAACTCTATTTTTGCACCATTTTTTGGCAAAATTGTTTTATCTTTTGCAAATAGTTTTATTGATTTTTTATTTGGTAAAATCAGTCTTGAATTATTTACAGTACCAACTAAGTTTGTAATAATCTCATTTTCATATTTAAAATCAAAAATATCTATTTTAAAACCATCTAAAAATAGTTTTTTGTAATCTTCATGCTCATTTTTTTCTTTTAAAATATTAAAATCTTTTATCTCTTTTAATCCATAAAAATCATACACTTGATTTACTTGAATGTCATAATTAAAACCTATTTTTAAATTTTTAGCATCTTTAAAAATATATATAGCTCTATTGTTATCTTGTTTTACAATAGCTTTATCTTCATATTTATAAATTACAGTAACATCTTCTAATGTTATTGGAAATAGGAGTTTCTCTTTTTTATATAGATCAGAAATCAAATTTATATTGTGTTTAAAATCTTTTTTTGAAATTGGATTTGTGTCATCTTTTTTTATAGAAAAATATGCAAAAACAGGAAGATGGTCTGAAAATCCAGCACCTTTATGCTTTGAAATTTTTTCATTACTCATCTGCCATCTATAAACTTTGTTATCAAAAAATAGATAATTTGGTTTAAAAACTTCAAAAGAGTTTAAAATATATGATAAATTTTTATTATCAAAAAGAGCTGTTGGGATAATTATGTTATCAGGAGTATTATTTTGGTTTCTAAATTTTGTAGAGAATCTAAGAGGAGTTTTTAAATCCAACCAAAGATTGTAGTGAACTTTGAAATTATAATTTAAAATATCAGCTAAAACTACATATTTGTCATCAACTGTAGTTTTTAATATATGGTTTATTCCTGTAAGTCCTGCTGTTTGATTTAGTTTTTTATCACCTTTAAAAGTTTCAAACTCATTGTAGTTGCTATTTAAATCTCCCAAAATTATATAATCGTAATCATTTGGAAGAGTTTTTACTCTATCGTATAGAGTTTTTGCATATTTTATTCTATAGTTTTCACTAGCTCTTTTTGAAGGCCAGTGATTATTAAATATTTTAAATTCAATATTATCTATTTGAAAAGTTGATTCTAAAATAGGTCTATATATTGCATTTGAGAATTTTACATTTAAACTTGAGCTACTTTTTATAGGAATTTTTGATAAAAAACCAAGCCCAACAGATGAGTTTTGATATTTTGTAAAACTATAATAGCTATATTGTGGAAGATTTTTTTTCAAAAGTTTCATTAAACTCTCATTTTCTATCTCTTGTAAAGCTATAATATCAGCATCTAAATCATTTAAAACTTTTAAAATATTGTTTAGTTTTATATTGAAATTTCTTTGATTCCATTGTGTTGAGCTATTTGGAATATACTCTTTGTAATCACTTTTGTCTTTATTTAAATCAAAAAAGTTTTCAACATTGTATGAAGCAATTTTTAAATTTTGAGCGTTTAAAAATATAGAAAAAATAAGTATTAAAAGAATTTTGTACAATATATAATCCAAAAAAAAAATTTAAAAATAGTATCTAAAATAAGGTTTTAAAAAAGTAAAATTTAATCTTATTAAAAAAGAAAATTTATTTTTTAATAAGATTAAAGCAAAAATAAACTTATTTTAGCTAAAATAAAAAAATTTTCTAAAAACTAAGGAATATTATGATTAATACAACAGCACTATTAAAAAACTATGATTTAAAAGTAACTCCTCAAAGAATTGCTATTATTGAAGAGTTATATAAAAATGGACATATGAATATAGATGATTTATACAAAAAATTACTTGATAGATTTCCATCTGTGTCACTAGCAACAATTTACAAAAATATAAACTCAATGGTTGAAAAACTTTTTTTAAGTGAAGTTAAAATACCAAATGCAAAAACAGTTTATGAGTTATCAAAAAATGAGCACGCTCACTTAGTTTGTTCAAATTGTAAAGCTGTTATGGATATAGAGTTAGATTCAAGTGATATTTCAAAACAAATCTCAAATTTAAATAATTTTAAAGTAAATCAAACTGATATTATTTTAAGTGGTATTTGCCAAAAATGCTCTTAATTTAAGAGTTTCTCACAATTAAACTAGATGGAAGATTAAATAACTTTATAAGTTCTTCCTCTTTTTGTCTATGCTCTCCATTATCAACTTCATGATCAAATCCTAAAAGATGCAAAATTCCGTGAATAAATAGTAAACTTAACTCTTCTTCCTCTTTGTGACTGTACTCTTTTGATTTATCTTTTACAAAATCAATTGAAATTATTATTGAACCTAATGGCATATTAGGAAAGTTAAACTCCATTGGAAAACTTAAAACATCTGTTGGTTCATCTTTTTGTCTATGCTCTTTATTAATCTCTTGAATAGTTTTGTTATCAACAATTAAAAGCTCTATATCTTTTGAAGTTAAAGTTGATGCTATTTTTTCTAAACTCTGCAAATCTACATCAAAATTAGTTTGATTATCTAAATCTATCATTTTTATCCTAGTTTTAAATTTATTTTAATAGTATATTATTTTTACAATAAATCTAAGGAGAAGAGATGAGTTTAGAAATAGGAACAAAAGCTACAATAGAGTATAAAGTTCAAAATAAAGATTTGGCTGAAAATTTGCAAATATCTGTTGATGATAATTTTCCGCCAG
Protein-coding regions in this window:
- the ybeY gene encoding rRNA maturation RNase YbeY — translated: MIDLDNQTNFDVDLQSLEKIASTLTSKDIELLIVDNKTIQEINKEHRQKDEPTDVLSFPMEFNFPNMPLGSIIISIDFVKDKSKEYSHKEEEELSLLFIHGILHLLGFDHEVDNGEHRQKEEELIKLFNLPSSLIVRNS